DNA from Daucus carota subsp. sativus chromosome 1, DH1 v3.0, whole genome shotgun sequence:
AAAGACAGTGAtgttccttgatattgtttgaTACTCCATGACATTCCTTGatattcttttatatttcttgatattcttgatattttttttacatttcttCACGATATTTGATATTCCTTGACAATCTCTGATATTCCTTGATATTTCttccatctgattgggatgaacaaccctacgtataggggacacaaggtatacctgtctgtgtgataggagttggatgggatgccatcacttgtgtgtgttgtgattacaagaaggttagcaacctttagtagtgtctaatgtggacacgcaacaccaagttcatttgatcgtattgatctcccagtcactcttgtattccaatgtgacctattttgaaaatatcttgTTCCTCCGAAATTCCcaaagattgattcttgggaaatgaaGTTTGCAATTGTAAAAGTTTTGATTCTCCTATTTCTTTAACTGTAAAGGTATGCCAAGGTTGATTAAGGGCGGATGAGCATGTGATATTATGAAGTGTGTACAATGATTTTACAGATGATACGTTTTAGTTCTCATCgcggattctgaggacagaatccttataaggggggtagaatgtaatatcccatattattaaatttagaattgtttattataaatctatttgtctaaatattattgttggctttagttgaaaagtgaattgattatgtgaatagcTTTATATGATTACACCTGTTttgtggattaatatggattttacaaatattgcatcctccttctttctctgattccgaggacggaatccctataaggagggtagattgtaatgacccggattttttaaaaatatttttattagtattaaaagtgattttaattccgaaaaatgtttaaaaattctggaaaattcccgaaaaatcatttttaacccaagacttgatttaatatcaattgggatgggaaaccttatgtgttgtgtgttgtctgctatgggttggatgtgttatgtgccgatatAAGAGTGAGAAAACGGTTTtaaacatatcttttgatccgtaagtcggaatcaagtgaaacgaaagagagacagaagcttataaagtctagtttgatataacataataatatgatggagtcgagaatgtgaataattgttgttaaatgtgcacaatgtgattatatgttatttgattgctattaattgatgattacgtgatatacatgtttattcatgatagtatacacgtgtgataaaagatttggaTGGCATAGTGTCGTgagttgattgatattggataagaatatatggattatagtaaTTGGATCttgttggttgattgttgattgggataggataacaggtggatagtctaataaatagacgagacgatgtcggattttcgataggattcatatgataagtgattggtaatatgttatgtgaaatatgacttgactatatggtagagtcaaagcatgattacgtgttaagtgatatgtgataagtttaaaggggtatataagtgggtatcgatatacgtgatatgtatatgcgatatattgtttagtgactatagtattatcttattctcgtaaaggatttggaggagacgtgtacgctcgaagacgtcagaaagtcggaatggtattgcaaagcgaataagggatgaatcgagtaagcgaagcgatgtggcgaatagagtatagctagagatggtctagagattatgagatgcatagattgtgaaagtggaaagatgagaatgagctgtgagacgggagtcagatttaaggcaagtatcctacaccctgcttttggatatattgcatattctgatccattcttttctatatgtgttgcaagtatcctaaacctttctcttggatatattgcaaatattctgatccattcctttggtatatgtttcaagtattcatacctttcttttcaatgtttgaaagtgcgagtattctgacccattctttctaatcttcaagtttctaaagaatttccgttttacaaattaattcgaagttcagattgtcattgaagcatgtgttgctcagtgatagttagagctttgaatgaattgggatcttcttgattattcaacccgccattgtcatgctggtttagcaggctaaattcagttgcttagccgataatggaggatactgaatagttgaggatttcctgaactgtgatttatgaaatgatggatcatgaattatgaatagattattatcaaagtttgaattggaattattctgttgttgatgatatttatgatgatgttctgttaatttacattggctttttgaattgaattagagaattggattattgtttttatataaacctgtggaccagattcgtggtcatgttaggccaatgagtgccttggatccagtgatagagcatggcggggcctgctcggggttagtgcggaactgatcagctgcctaaccttggttttaattaaaatgtgatagtccaattcaataattctttggaaagattgaatttctcagtttaaatgctgcaaggtattgtaaatcattctatacaataccatgaactcatgaactcaggttgaatcctcttatatcttgaactcgtgaacttctgttatatcatttcagaactatcattgtttattattacttgctgagcattgttgctcacccttgctattcctttctaaccatttcagaaaggcgtaaagatgagatgattgattgagattgcgagtaaagttaatgctaggcgaggagacagaattgaggatccagtggtcgaggagtgttcaggaaagttgatgaggttggtgcaagctagagctgtgctatagggattcaagtgtaagtcatagctggaatagttgacagtgattcttcttatcgaagatgatctgatttggtaagaaatgttgtgtaatattagtggtggattctaatttcaatactgtaacctggatgcgatcctgttgcttttagggggttgaaatgttctctttcgaatcatttattaaagttttcaggttttaaattctttgaatttcacgttttaaattcttttggttttaaataaaaaaaaaatacaggttttcaaaagtgtttaaaaatgggttttatgtggtgacgtcagaatccagacccccggattctcggactgtcacaattttaatattaataatttatcatatgtactttgattaaaaaatatatgtaaggaataatcggatttcaaaaatcgaatcggtgaccgaccttgcaggggattaatcggagattaatcggttaaatcggaaatttttagaacactgatcgGGAGTAGTAATATATCTATTATAAAGGCCGAAACTGAATAATTTtcgtttttattataatttattcgtTATGACCTTCTAAGCTTTAAACATGCGTCAGCTGTTGGCAAAATCAGTTACTACAAGATTACGAGAACTGATAAAAAATGAAGAAGTTATTCAAGGGTTTAAATTAAACTTCAGTTTTTCTATGGCGTGCCCGTGGGCACAtactaagcaccaaaatttatgaatttagatggtttctattgacttagcttctttaataatgatggacctcTGTAGTTGCAACAACCACATCAATCAAAACTCtacaatttcaattttataaatgttagtgcttaACATGTTCCATGAGCCCACACTAGCCAAATCCATTAAACTTTTACGAGTTCTCGAGAATTTATGTTGAAAGCGGGTGAGTAAAGTGAAAATGGAAAGTACACTCGTTCGCCATGATCATACGAATTAAGGTCAAAAGTTATTGCATTTCTCAAGTTGTGAGTTCACAAGAAAACTTAAACGACGTGCCACGTACCGGTGACCGCACGATGAGGATAATGATATTCAAGTACTAAACCGCAAGCTCAAAGCACACGTACTCCCATTGATTTCAAGGGGACACTTGAGTAGTTTTCACACCAACATTACCCTTTCTCTTTGCCAAATGTTttcttaataaaatgatatGCGTTAAATTTTTAGTTGAACGAGTCTCCTGTATTCACATTATTAGttaattaaaacattaaatatcaattattttttataaaatttgtatccAATTTATACATATGTTCGAAATATGTATGATATTTCTCTGCATAAGCACTAACCTTCATCTAAAACTTCtcgtttattaataaatatcctGATTAATATTtgacaattttttataaatatttaactgatttttttgattataatttgatttgactataaagtactccctccgtcccttttacttgtcccttttgaaaaaataacgcatcttaagaaaatgttaggtggatatcttgttttcatatatatctctaataaatgtaatgaattagatagagttgtgtatatatatgctagtcaaacattggaaattgttacattttgaaaaaacatacaaaaagttgctttgaaaagagaagtggacaagtaatttgggacaattttttttttcaaaagggacatgtaaaaagggacggagggagtatatatttatcaaaaactCAGTTATCGTGTTCAACAATTAATTCTGATTCCCAATTCTTATCCGACTCACCTCAATTATCGAgattaaaatatcatatatattataaaatcataaatcTATCTTGAGAGCGTGTATTGGAATTCAACAGCTACGGTAGATTGAAATTATCTTTAGATTAATTTAGCAGGTaagaaataacaaataaaaaatagatcGTCAAATCtgggaataaattatttttaggtGTCTCGATGCCCCCTTCAAACGCAAATAAACACTCCCCTCTCTTCACTCACACCCACATAACCCTCCTACACCTACTATTCTCACTCTCTTTATTGTTCTTACACTCTTTCCCTCTCTCTTTTTCTCCATCACTACATAATTCAACCAAATATTTCTCCTCAACCATGGAAACACCCCATGAATTCTACCAAGCCTCGGCTGCTGGTTACTACAACAATGTCCAACAATTCGCACCCGAGAAGCGAAACTCCGATATCAAGCCGGGTGACCATTTTGTGATCGAGGACCTCCTCGACTTCCCTAGCGATGACTTGCTTGTCACGGATGCTGCTTTCGATAATGTCACGGGAACTTCCACTGATTCTTCTGCTCTCACGGTGGTGGATAGCTGTAACTCCTCGTTTTCGGGGAATGAGGCGAGGTTCGGTGGCAGTTTGGCTGATCATGCTCAGTTCTCGAACGAGCTCTGCGTTCcggtaatttttaatttgttagtCGTATTCTAAATTTGAAGAGTATAATATCATGTTTGAGTGGGTGGACGGctgtataattataatttagttatgtATACGAATGCTTGAGATTTACGTTGATGAATTGACTTTCTGTTTTCTTCACGTGAAAGATATACTTCcttcgtccctctcatttctatgcatttttttcttttcactgAACACACGTACTTTAATACTACTGTAAAGTACGTAAAGTATGTGTCACGTCTCCGACCTCCGGTATATATAATTGAAGGGGTGTGGGATTTTAATAAGATtagtaaaaataatgattaGAATGAGTGGAGTTAATggtaattaaattttgaaaacttgCATGAAGTTAAGATACTAAATCGTCAATTTTGTTGTGGGTGACAAAACACAGTATGATGACATGGCTGAGCTGGAGTGGCTGTCGAATTTTGTGGAAGAATCATTCTCGAGTGAGGATTTGCAGAAGCTTCAGCTGATTTCGGGAATGAAAGCTGGCGGTGATGCATCGGAAAATCAGCAATATCAGCCTGAAACTAACCGTAACAACCCGATATTTCGATCAGAAGTGTCAGTCCCCGGTAAGGCACGGAGCAAGCGTTCACGTGCTGCTCCATGCAACTGGACGTCTCGGCTTCTAGTCCTCCCACCAACCAACACACCTGCAATGTCGTCCGAGTCGACTGAGTCCGACATTGCAGCGATGGGGAAGAAAATGGGGAAGGCTTCGATAACGGGAAAGAAAAAAGAGGTTTTCGACAATGGCGGTGGGTCTGGTGGTGATGGGAGAAAGTGCCTCCATTGTGCGACTGATAAGACTCCACAATGGAGGACCGGGCCTATGGGCCCGAAAACACTTTGTAACGCTTGCGGGGTCAGGTACAAGTCGGGCAGGCTCGTGCCCGAGTACCGGCCCGCGGCAAGTCCTACGTTCATGCTCACAAAGCATTCCAATTCTCACAGGAAAGTCCTTGAGCTGAGGAGACAAAAGGAGATGCAAAGAGCACAGCATCATCACCAGCAGTTTATTCATCAGGGCATGATGTTTGATGTATCTAACGGCGAGGATTTCTTGATTCACCAACAGATTGGGCCCGACTACCGACAGCTAATCTGACACGTACCAATCGAGTCGAGTTCGAGTTAAGTCAGAAGTTTAGCGTCACTAATGTTGGTTAATTAGTGATTTTATGAGTTTTTGATCAAATTTCCTAGAGTTGATGTGTCTTAACTTATGGAATTTTGTAGTTCTTTTGGCATTCGAAAATTTGAAACTACCTCAGcaaaaggtaaaaaaaaattagtctgGGACCAAAGGATAGAAGATTAGACTCTTGAATGTCCTTATTAATTTGCAGATTTGCCAATGTTTGACAAATTTTTCTTAATTGTAATTGAGAATCATTTCCTTCCTCTCAGTGTTAAGTTCCGTACTTGATGTTTACGTTAATTAAAAGACTAATTAGGTGATCAACCCacctaacaatattttaattagagcCAAAAGAGAAGAAAGCATGGagtgatgtttaaacttttttttgtttgtttgttaaaCCGGTATCCGACCAGCTTGCGCGCACCCGGACTATCCGGTTAGCTACTAGGACACTCATACCCGAGCACTCCCACGGGATGTGATGTTTAAACTTTACTTGCATTgttctcaatatttgataaAGTATCCAGTAATTACGGACAAAATTATTGTTGAGAAAGAGGAGTTTAAAATCCAAAGGGGCATAGAATTGAGGGTTCAGTGATTTTAAGGAGCATAGAATTCAGTGAAGAAGTTGAGTAACGAAAGATTCAGAGAATGTTAGAGACAAACTGTGGATTGGTTATCTGGTTATTTTACCGATGAATCTAAACATATTTGTGTTGTGGATAGTTGAGAAAATGTTACTCGTATGCATATGAGTGCGGAAATTGAAATCAGAACTGATGAGTTCAACTATTAATTCAAGATTTATCGAAGATTTCATTAATAAATCGGAGATATTCAGTCTAATCAGAAACTGATAAACAGATaaactaatttataaaaattaatcagatattttatttgttgaatttgAAGTTGTTAGAGCTATTTTAATCTTGCTTAACACTTTTGCTTAACATGCTAATCTGTTGAGAATCAAATCCTTAATCACTATACTCCCACGAAAAAGGAATATCTAATCGAATTCAAAATATGGGACATCGACGTCAATATTTGGATTATCCAACCTAGCGATGAACTTAAAACATCTGATATTGCAGTCCTCGATCCTATcaaaatgattagttttaacCACCGtaacatatttattaaatatcgtTTGCTCATAGTCCCTGTTATTTTATGGGTGATCCTAGGCATTGCTGATCCATAGGCCTGCAAATGCTTCAGCTcaaataaatttgttaattcCCAGATTTATTTAAATTGCATGGGAGAGAGGCTAATAGAAATATAGAATAATCCGTAGTACCAGTATGTCTGCTGCACTACACTCTGCTACATATCGATTCTTTAATACAATCACAAACGAAGGCACATGAAAACAAAGGTTAGTACAATTATTAATCCCACCACGTACAGTTGATCTACCATGTAAATTAATTACTGAATTCTGCAGCTAATTCATCGGTGATCACATGCTGCAGCATGCCTCTCTTTATGCCCAGAAATGGACCATCCTTCTTCACACTTTCCCCTACTTGCTGTCAGTCCGAGTCCTCTGGCTACTGTTTCGGTACGGTTCCTTAAATTCGACTCGAATCCGACTCGATGAAATAGTTAACAAGCTCCGGTTTGTGCTTCAAATTTTGTTTCATAAGCTCGACTTGGTTCAGATAAGAATGTAGTGCTCATAAATTTATCGAATTCAACTTCATTCAATGAGGAAAAACTTGAACCGCTAATTCAGTCAAGCAAAAGTTCACTTCGACTCGGCTTGTTCAGTGTCCTCTGAATATATCATTCAGCTAAATATTATCTCAATCTAGTAACTTTATACGTCGAACACATTTTTTCCTCTGAATATATGCTACTGACGTCCGTATATTCTAGTATTGTTCTACACCAGCTGCCATATATGTTATAGTACATATGCTCGCTTCCAAACGTCCACTACTGGTTCACAGTAGGTGACTCCAAtgcataatttttataatattgcaACACTGTTCAAAAGATAACGATATAGTTAGAGATAGATGGGGTTCCATGCATGGGGGATATTTGCATGTTCATCATAGACAGTCTTGTCTTGTCTCCTCTCTCTTTTCTTAAGACTACCAGCTCAGTCTGATCGATCTGGATGCTTCTACTTTTCCTTGTCTAATTTCCCTTCTACATTACCTAATAACAAGAGATCGATAGTTCAAAATCTCAATTTTACATgaaatgatatataaaaataaaacgcGTTTCTCACTCATTCTTGAATGACAACCAATTAAATTAGactatcataaaattttattaagaatATTTTCAACACTCGACACTTGCAATGAAACACTGTTTAGTGTTTCATTGCATGAGTTGGTTGTCATTCAAGAGCGATTACGGGCCTATTTATTGTACAAATATACTTTTATGATGAGGGCAATTTAGGGAAGGCCCCTTTTTCCAGAGGATGGGAGACATGAGGAACAGTATCATCAACCTCTCCACTTCGTCACGTGCACAGCACGTTTTCTGCCGATTCATGCACCCCTCCATTCATGAAAATGTTTCAACTAATATA
Protein-coding regions in this window:
- the LOC108196109 gene encoding GATA transcription factor 12; translation: METPHEFYQASAAGYYNNVQQFAPEKRNSDIKPGDHFVIEDLLDFPSDDLLVTDAAFDNVTGTSTDSSALTVVDSCNSSFSGNEARFGGSLADHAQFSNELCVPYDDMAELEWLSNFVEESFSSEDLQKLQLISGMKAGGDASENQQYQPETNRNNPIFRSEVSVPGKARSKRSRAAPCNWTSRLLVLPPTNTPAMSSESTESDIAAMGKKMGKASITGKKKEVFDNGGGSGGDGRKCLHCATDKTPQWRTGPMGPKTLCNACGVRYKSGRLVPEYRPAASPTFMLTKHSNSHRKVLELRRQKEMQRAQHHHQQFIHQGMMFDVSNGEDFLIHQQIGPDYRQLI